The nucleotide window TGTGAAGAACAGTCGGATCGAAGATAACTCTGGACAAGTACGAATGGGATTTAGCAAACAATGTAAAATAACATTGAATTTGGCTAAATACAAAAGTTATGAGTATGAAACCAAAATGTTGATTTTGAACAGAATAAAAAATATGGTGCGGAATGCATCGATATAGCAAAAGGAGGAGTCTACAATAAAAAAAGAATTGCCTCGGTAATGTAATCAACATTTGACTAAATGCATGAATCGATATAGTAAATGAGGTAACCTCAGTAACAATGGTTGATTGTAAGAGTAATATAATTAGTGAATGAACCAAGGAAAGATTTGGTAAACATATATAGCTTATTGATGGTTAAATCACACTTTTCATCAAACCTGACTATTAGGCTCTATTTATGAAGCTAAACCTATGAAGCACGGACAAGATTTGTATTGAGAGGATATATTTcctttgaattgtattgaaattcaGTTGGGTATGTTTTAAGTATGCAAGCTTCTTATTCAATCCACAAATTGTCAGACATGGCATCTAGAACATTGTTTGTTAGGTGTAACGTTATCACGTGTAGTAGGCAATAATCTGACAGTTGTCAGACATTAGTAAAATTAGCCATAACGACGCTAATAACACATGAAAAAGATTGTTAGACAAGTCTGGAGGCTTATGCATTGTAAGGAGACTCTATGCTCTGAGGTGCTGAGCGCGAAATATTTCCCGCAGGGTGATGTGCTTAGACCAAAATATTGTGAGAAGCCATCTTTTACTTGGTCTAGCATTGCTAAAGCAATTAACGCCCTCAAGGATGGCTTTCTGTGGCAGATTGGGGATGGTAAATCTATCGATATTCGCAGGGATCACTGGGGTATCGAAGGTCTCAATGGGGAGTCGGTTTGTCGGTCAAGTTTAACAAATGAAGAAAGAAATGTCAAAGACCTGTGGGACCATAATTATGGGCGGTGGAAAAAGGACAGGGTTACGGAATTATATGGTAAAAACATGGGGGATTTAATTTGGAATTTACCCATTCTCCATAATGGCATAAATGATAGCAGAACGTGGATCCAAAACCCTCATGGTGTTTACACCTCAAAATCAGCTTATTCATGGTTATTACTTAGAAGAATAGGCTACGGCCCTCTCAGATTGATTTGGAGAATTATATGGAAGTTAAAAATGCTTCCTAAAATTAAAGTCTTTAGCTGGAGGATCTGTCACAATATTCTGCCTACCTACGATAATATTGCTCGTATCCGTCAAGAGTTCTCGCAAGCCTGCCCCAGATGCAACAGCGAGAAGGAAACGCTCATCCACGCTCTGAAAGATTGCCCTAAAGTTCGAGAGATACTCATGATCGGGGGGATAAATAACAGGCTGATTGATGGAAGATATGAACGGTGCATCGACTGGCTGGAAGATGTTCTGCGTGTGTTGGACAAAAAAGCAGCGGCCGATTTTTTCACTCTCCTCTGGAACTGCTGGAATGACAGAAACAATCTGGTTTTTCAGGGGAAGGAAGACATGGCCATGATGGTTTGGGAAAGAGCGCAGACTCTCAGCAAAGATTTCCGTATTTTCAATTTTGCAGCACCCCCTGTTATCCCTTAACCCCGATAAGTAAAGGGTGGACGAGAGCTCCAGCTGGTGTTATTAATGATTAACGTCGACGCGGCGGTTGTGGATGGGAAAGCTGGGTACGGAGCCATTGCCAGAGACCATGATGGCTTTGTGGTCGGGGGTAACTATAGTTTTGCGGATAAAATTCAGGACGTTAAATGGGCGGAATTTGACGCTTTTGTGGAAGGTTTAAATCTCGCTTTTAAGCTGAAGGTGGAATCTGACAGTGCGTCTCTTGTCAACGCGGTTAAAAAGAGGGACCAAGACATTACCATTTTGGGCTGCTGTGTTAATGAAGCCTGTAAAATGCTTAACGATTTTAATTCGGTCCAAGCGATTAAGGATAAGTGTTGACCTTTGGGTcgtttttatcaaaaaaaaaatagaaaaagagaagaaactttcagTGTTGGTACTAAGCAGTAGCAGACATTGAAACCTCAGTGAATATAACAATGGCAGTAAAGTACAAAACACTCATAGAATGGATATGAGCAACAACAAATAAAAACTAACCTATTTGTGTTGATATATTGAGCAAGATTTTTGGAGAGTATAATAAGTGAACCAGATGCATGCCGGAAATACCTGAAGGGAAGAACATAATAGTATGAAAacacaaaatagaaaaaataaggtAGTGCAAACATCAAGCTAGATAACTTACGATTTCTCATCCCCAAATATCCACTCTTCAGGTTCATACCAAAGCTTTCCCCTGAAAACAAGATATCCAAAAGCTGAACTTAAAATGTAAACAACTCAAGCTCAAAGTAGCATTTGAAAGAATGAATATCCTCCAATATTTTCAGAGGAAAGTAACCAGAgtcaaatatacaaagatttacaagaaaaaaaaaagaatgtccAAACATGACATAAGAACTATCTTTTATCGTGATATAATGACAGactaagataaaaaaaaatacgTACTCTTCAGAAACCACTTCTCCTGACTTCATGCATCCAATATAAACACTATCTTGGCGACGTCGATGTTCAAGAAGTCCAATCAACCCCTCTGTCATGTAGGAAAAAAAGGAGTgaattatttatcaaagtttcagTTAATAAAGCGCAAGAAGCCAAAAGCGAAAAAAAGTTGTGATATTCTATCCAAATGAAAACGGAAAAAGTCCTACCTGGGTCAACGTCAATATTATCATCAACTTTAATGTCAAACTCGGTGTCCGTTCATCCGCCGACACAATCACCATGCGGCTCATCCGAATATAACAGGCAAATTGGGCAGACAGATCCTATAGCTACCGTTGGAGAGAACCGAAACAGTGGGAAAAATTCCAAGAATGAAACACTTATGAATCTTTAAGAGAATTTCATACAGAAACAGTTTAAAGGAATGAAATAGCACAAATAACATAACATAAAATCCTACAATGGAAACTGACGaacagaaaagaatgaaaaataaaagaaaaaggcaaACATTTTGAATCGTTATGTGGAGGGACGTCAAATTTTGGGAGGATTAGAGGCGGGATACCTGTGGAAACAATTGAAACGGTGCGTGGTGGGAACAAATGAAACGGTGAGTTTTGAATTAGTAATTCATAACAGTTTATGTTTTTTAGCTTCGAAAACTTTGAAAGGCCATAACTTTTCGCTCGGTTGTCCGATTGAgacgatttttttttttatttcgaatAACTTTTCGAGATCTACGCGCTGACAAACTGCCGAAGGCGGTTTGCCGCAGTTTTCGTCGAAAAAAATTCTTTTTTGCcactaaattttgattttttcggtttaaaatgtaattttaaaacatttaaatcaTTATTTCCCTTACTTATTTGAAGTAAACACcggatttttttatagaattattgttttatttttcttatttgacACATGTATGGAATAGGTCCGATAAATCATTAGAGCTTAATGTAATATAATTAAGATAATAAAAATACTCTTATATCAACAAATTAGTTTAGCTTAGTTGGTTAAGATGCTTGCTCTTTCCTTTAGTACCTTGGTTCAAATCCTGTTGTTAAcaattttgaagtttttttttacCTCATACCTTGCTCTTTTCCCTTAGTACCTTGGTTCAAATTTTTTTTGTACTTGttgcatttattatttttaatcaattaaCTCTTCAAAATAGTATAGACGGATTGACAATTTGAGCTGCATGTTATAGTAATACATTAATATACAAGCACATAATACATTAATATATACTATTTGTACAATAGTATAGAAGGATTCACAATTGATATACGAGCACATACATAATTTGAGCTacaatattataaatattaaattgctaaagctaaaattttagaattgttgtataatttttaaaatttaatgtgcaataaattatacataatacaAGACTTGTGTCTTTAAAATGTGATTAGTATAAAAACATATCTTATACAAAAAAATGATGGTActaaaatatacaaaatattaCACATAATTCATTCCTTGTTCACTGTGCATTCATTCTTATCTTATCCTTAATTCAATGTGCTGTAATTATTAACATTGACGGTgaacttaaaaaaaataattattagtatAAAAAAACATATCTTATACCAAAcgtcctaggttgccgatggcgtCCAAGGCTCCTGACGTCCAGCAAAGAATGTGCCGATGCTCCCACACCATCGACGCCCTAGGTTACCAAGGTGCTGATGCTCCAAGACGACCAAGGGCCCAAGGTGCCGGAGGATCTTGTTCCAAAAGGGAGGGACCTGGGAGGGACCGGACGACTTGTAGCTTGCTGATATTCCGGATGGCTCACGGAGCACCGCCACGGATGGATCGCCGAGCACCGCCGGAACCTAACCGGCCATGGGGGGGCACCGACGTCTGGGCATGAAATGGGCGTGGCAAGGCTCTCGACAACCCCTGCTCGCCTCAATATCACctcccctaaagagctaaaaaaacttggtcaatgtgctaccaggCGACATTCTTTTTTTGAAAGAAAACGACCAAAGGTCAACCTCATCTTATTGCATCTTTAATAATCAAACCATGGATATCCGCGGATAATCCATATCAAAATACAAATCAACTTTGTTCCTAACGGCTAAGTGACAAAGTAAATCAATGAGATTATTGCTAGTACGACTAATCCAATTAACATGGATGAATCAAAAAATTAAAAGCACTACAAGTATGCTTAATATGTCTGTCCAAAACAAGAATATCTTTATTCCTCTTGTTGACCGAATTGACAAGCCCAAAGACTGTCAGATTCCACAATGAGCCGAGCGATTTTTAATCTAGCCGCCAGTTTAAGCCTTCTTTAAGCGCTTCCAACTCGCCCAATTCACATCCATAGCTTTATCAACGAACTTATAGCATCCCCAATAACGAAGCCATCTTGGTCCTCGCGATAGCGCCCACACCATCGCTCCCATTAATAACAAAGAAGATCCACGTTCACTTTGATGTAGCCAGAGGGGTTTTCTCCAATCTTTAATCGTCGAGTCGGAGGAATAATAGTCGGTTCGTCATATTATAAATGCGAAAGTCCTTGCTTAACATGGTCGCCTTTCCTGCACCGTCACCGCTTCATCCATTTTCCCTTTGAAAAGCATATTATTTCTATCATTCCAGCTGTTCCAAAGCAGAGTTAAGAAATCAGCAGCAGCTTTCTTATCCAGCACACGAAAAACATCCTCCAACCAATCGATGCAGTTGGTATATTCCCCAGTTAGCAGTCTATTGTTTAACCCACCAGCAGCCAAAATCTCACGAGCCTTTTTACAGTCTTTCATGGCATGAATCAGCGTTTCTTCTCTGTCTTTGCATCTCGGACAAATGTTTTGGAAACCCTGACGGATGCGAGCAATGTTGTCGAACGTGGGGAGAATGTTGTGACCAATCCTCCAGCTAAAGATTTTGATCTTCGGGAGCATCTGAAGCTTCCATAAGGCGCGCCAGAAAAATCTGTGAGGGCCGAATCCGACTTCCTTAAGAATCAGCCAAGAATAAGCCGACTTGGACGTGTAAATACCATGCGGATTTTGGAGCCACGTCCGGGTGTCTTTAATGTTATTAGGAGGAATGGGCAAATTGCATATGCACTCCCCCAAATAATCCCCATAAATCTCTTTCACCCTTTCCCTTTTCCAACGTCTGTTATCTTGGTCCCACAGGTCTTTGACTTTTCTTTCATTATCATTGAGAGGAGACCGACAAACCGACTCTCCAAAGATACCATTCAGCCCCCAATGCGCACGTCTAAGATCAATCCCATTGCCATCTCCCACTTGCCAAATAAAACCATCCTTAAGCGCATTCATCGCCTTTGGCAATGCTTGCCTAGGTGAATGAAGGCTTGTCGCACCGCTTATAACTGAATACGTCCCCTTCAGGAAAGTACTTCGCACATAGGACTTTAAAACATAGAGTGTCCTGTTGAGACATAAGTCTCCAAACCTGTCTCCCCAAAAGAGCCAGGTTAAAGAGATATAGGTTTCGAAAGCCCATTCCACCCATACCCTTCGGATGACACATTTTCCGCCACGCCATCATTGCCCAACCCCGCATCTTGTCGTTGTTTGTCCACCACATCCTTCCCATTTGTGAATGGAGTTCCTCTATAGTGCCCTTTGGAGCCAAGAACACCGAAAATGCATAGGACGGAATGGCCTGGATAATCGCCTTGATAAAGACCTCTTTCCCACCGTAAGAAAGCAAGTGTTTTGACCAGCTTTTAACCCTGCAAGTACACCTATTAATGATGTCAGTGAAAGCTAAAGATTTCTTCCTACCAACAGGAAGTGGAAGTCCAAGATaactatcaagcttttcgacagtcCGCATGCCAAGCAAGGAGCTAACCGAAAGTCTACTATCCCTAGGGGTTTTAGGGCTAAACAAAATCATGGATTTATCCTTATTAATCTCTTGGCCCGAAGCCCTACTAAAATGAGCTATAATACTCACAAGCTCCTCAACATCTCTTTTTTTATTACGAACAAAGAGAAGAGCGTCATCAGCAAAAAACAGGTGATTAATACGGGGCCCATTTCTACTAGCTCTAATTCCCTTAAGCATATTATTATACTGAGCACGAAATAACAGTTTAGAAAAAGCTTCCATGCAAAATAAAAAAAGATAAGGAGAAAGAGGGTCCCTTGTCTCGTGCCACGCCCCAAGATAATTGTATCAGAGAGGATAGCATTGCACTTGACAACATAACGAACCGATCTAACGCATCTCATAATTTTCGACTCCCAATCATTTACGTAGCCCATTTTCTTCATCACCTCTTCGATAAAGTTCCACTCCACCCAGTTGTATGCCTTACTCATGTCAAGCTTGACCACAAACCCTTTATTAGGACCATTCTTCGCACTCTGAAGATAATGGACAAGCTCGTGAGCAATCAAAATGTTATCGTGAATCATCCTCCCCGGAACAAAGGCACTTTGATTTTGGCTGATGCATAACGGAAGCGTTTCCTTCAACCGATTGGCAAGCACTTTcgcaataattttgtaaatcaccCTACATAGGCTGATGGGCCTAAAATTAGTCATATCCACAGGATCTTTAACCTTAGGGATTAAAACAATAATAGTATCATTTAAGCAATCCACATCTTTAACACCCCTAAGAATATCCAGGCAAAGATTAATAACATCCGCTCCAACGACGTCCCAATTTTCTTTGAAGAAATGCCCTGACAAACCATCAATTCCGGGAGCTTTCCTAGGATCCATTTGACTAAAGGCCTTCATGATTTCACTCTCTCAGAAAATCCTCAGAATAACCGGTCATTTACCGTCCCTGAAATGCATTTCTCTACATAGTCCAGATTAAGCTCACTGTTAGAATTGAAATTTGACTTAAACAAGAGTTGAAAATACTCCCTGATAGCTTTACAAATGTCCACATTATTATCCCTCCAACTGCCGTTGGTGTCTTTAAGTCTAGCAATATTGTTTTTTTTCCTCCTGTTAGTAGCCCTGACATGAAAAAACCGAGTATTCCTGTCCCCTTCCTTTAACCACATAACCCTCGACCTTTGAGCCCAGAATTTTTCCTCAAGATCCAAAGAAGTTACCCAATTTTAACCGAACAAATTTTAAGCTTCTTGCCCTCGTTATTGCTCCCCTGGCCATCAATAATTCTATTAATATCCGCCTGCAGAGAACCAATTTTATTCCGCAGTTGTTTTAACTTCTTATACTGCCACCTTCCAAGCTCTTTGCCAACATTCGTAATCTTCTCCATAATATCTTGATTCCCACGCTGCCAAGCACCCTTGATAATCGTTTTAGCAGCTTCATTTCTAGCCCAACAAACCTCATACCTAAAACAAAGCCTCGGGTCCATAGGGCCATCTCTCGGTCTCCTACCTTCTGTATCTAAACTGATCGCATCATGGTCAGAGCTAGACTGCCGAATCACCCTAGTTTCTAGAACGGAAGCTAGTCACAAGATTATCGACATAAGGAAGCGATCCAAATTCTCTTTGACTCTAGCGTAACCCTCCCTATTGTTAACCCAAGTAAACCACCCATTATCAGTTTTTAAGTCCACCACCGCTAATTCGTCAACAATCGTGCGAAACTCCTCCATCAGAACCTTAGGCTTTCTCCGACCCCCCTCTTTTTCCGCCTCATCCAAAATAGCATTGAAGTCACCCCCGATAATCCACTTCCCAGTAACAGTTTGACCAACCCTTTTAAGCATATTCCAGGAAGTCTGTCTTCTATTCGGATCAGCATTTCCATAAAAGCCAGTGAAACGAATAGGGCTCTCATTTTTCATATGTACCAAAGCATCAATATGGTTGCTGGAATAGGTTTGAATCTCAACCTTCTTACTTTCTTTCCACATCATAACCAGCCCCCCACTCTTGCCTTCCGCATTCACAGCTAAACAGCCTTCCATTCTACATCTCCTGCGAACAGAATCAAATCTATTAGCACTGACCTTAGTCTCACAAAGGAAAATTATATCCGGATCAATAGCAACAAGGAGTTGTTTAAATCACTTAACTATCGCAGGTTCCCAACCCCACGACAGTTCCAACAAATGATCTTCATTGTGCAGGGCGGGGCTGGTCACCAGCCACCGCCTTAACAGGTGAAACACTTTCCATTAATCTCCTCTTAACGTTTTTGGACGGGCTTTCTTCAAAGCTATTTCCATTCAGCATCCTCATTCGCTTTCTTTTATGCTTGAACCGTCCCATACTATCCCGAACTGGCTTATTGATTCTTTGTTCCACCGGGGATGTCGTTATCGAGGCTTCTTCACCTTCCTTCTCATTCCTTTTCAGACCAGAGTGCCCACTTTCATCTTTAGAATTTGTTTGACTCTCCTCCTTATCTTCAGTCATATTGGTTTTTTCCTTAACCATTTCCACCCCATTCCTTCTCATGTTCCTGTCCTGAGTCGGTTTCACAAATGGAACCCTCATCCAACTTCCATACTGCTGGTTTGAATCCTCTATCACATCACCCGCCCTATTGTTTTGACACCTTCTAGTGGTATGTCCTATCAACCCACACAAATAACAAAAGTCGTGGAGCCGCCAGACTTTATAACCCCTATCATTTCTTCACCAAAGATCGCTCACTTAACTTCACCACCCTCCTCAAAGGTTTTGAGATATCTATTTTAACTTTTAGCCTCATAAACTCAGTCCACGCCCCATTCCTATCCTTCCAATCTATAGCCATCAAGTCACCTATAGCATTCCCCACATCCAGTGCCAGTTGACGATCCATGAATTCTATAGGAATATTATAAACTCGAAGCCACAACGGCGATAGCCAAAACTCGTAATCAGCTATGTTCTTTCCCTTGACAAACGGAATCATTGAAAATAAGCATTTATCAAATAACCAAGGCATAAGATTGAGGATTCGACTCCGATCCTCCAAGCATCCAAATTTCACTATGATAGCCCCTTCTTTCAACGCAACAAAGTCCACCTCTTCCTTAGTATACCACAAGGACCTGAACACTCTGTACATTGCTTCTCTGTTCGGATGCTCATTCGCCATAATCTTGCCTACGGCCCAAGAATCGAATCCTTGGGCGTTTTTTTCGTTCTTTATGCATTTAACTTGGGCAGATTCGTCTTCCGAGAATTTTAACTTCCGCAAAAGCTCATTTAACTCATCCGTCGATGTTGTCGCACCAATATCCGGCCCTTCCTCCATCGTCCCAAGGACTCTTCGCGGAGTCAACCCAGAGAAAGAGAGAAGAACCTGtcaaaagaaaaaactaaaagaaaaccACGCTAGGGACAAGCAAACACGAGACCCTCTCGAAACACACCGACTACAAAAAACAAGAAAAGCGGACGCCCAATCTCGAGCAAGAATTACGAAAGCCTCAACAACCAAGACACAACCACCACAAAACTCAACAAGAAACCAAAGAAACCAATcagaaaagaataaaaaacaaCTAGACTAAAGGAAATTACTAGTCAAGAACCTACATAAACCATGCACCTTAATGGAAAAAGAAGGAGAAGATGATTTTTTCATGCAAAAACgacaaaagaacatagaaaaaTCAAAAGTAAAAGGAAAAACCCCACCTCGAGGGACCCACCACGAAAAAATCAAAAGAACATGCAGAAATAAACAGCAAAAAGAATGTATAGAAAAACCTAGGATTCaaaaaattaaggaaaaaaaTCGGAAATAATCACCGGAGGACACGAAGCAAGAAACGCTGCAGGAAACGTCTTATCTGACCAAAGTCACCGTCAAACCCTGTCGCATCACAAAATAGGCACCGAGAACAGCCACCGAAAtgaagaaaaagaacaaaaaacaAAACCAAACGTCACCAACAAAACGGAACAGACTCAAAACCCACACAAACTGCCATAATATTCAAAACGAATAAGGCAGACACACAACGAAAACGCAAGAAGCAGAATCGCCCCAATCTTGGAGAAAAATCAGAAAACACGCTGCCACTACCAGCCCTACCAAGCGACATTCATGTGTCTAAAATAGGGACACTTTATGGTGGTGACGCTTCTGCACCAACGGGGGCCCAAAATTAGCTTTGGTGCTCGACCCTCCCAAGACATCCgatgcaccaaggtgccgatgtcgCCTGATGTTCGACACATCAAAGGGGGTGGTGCCCGATGGCCCCAAGACCACGGATGGCACACGCCGACAAGATACGAGGCTACCACGGGCCAAAGGTGCCGGGGGCTCTTGTTGCAAAAGGGGAGGGACAGGGACGATTCATTCATTGTTGGGTACCGGACATGCAACGGTATCCGAATCCTACCTTTGGGACGATTCATTCGTTATTGGGTACCGAACATGTAACGGTGTCCGAATTCTACCTTTTGGGATTGGGGGGACTCGTTCCAGTGTATCCCGGATGGCTCACGGATCATCGCCGGGATGGATCGTCGGAGCACCGCCGGGAACCTAACCGGTGGTGGGGGGGCACCGACGTCCGGGCATGCGATGGGCATGGGCAGTGCCCTGGATAACCCCTGGCTGCTCAATATCACCtcccccctaaagagctaaaaaaacttggtcaatgtgctaccagTCGACATTCATGTGTCTGAAACAGGATAGTTTTGGATGTCCAAACAGGACACTTTTTCAGCCCAACGCCTCATGAtccgaggcaccaaggtgccgatgtttGCCCGATGACCTCACCACGGATGGCCTACGCTATGGATGTTGCCCGAGGCTCCCGTGACATGCCTAAATGGGGCAAGTTTTTTTACGCCACTTACActtagtatttttaattgaaaattttttctgTTGGCCCAAAATAAAT belongs to Gossypium arboreum isolate Shixiya-1 chromosome 7, ASM2569848v2, whole genome shotgun sequence and includes:
- the LOC128295389 gene encoding uncharacterized protein LOC128295389, which produces MEGCLAVNAEGKSGGLVMMWKESKKVEIQTYSSNHIDALVHMKNESPIRFTGFYGNADPNRRQTSWNMLKRVGQTVTGKWIIGGDFNAILDEAEKEGGRRKPKVLMEEFRTIVDELAVVDLKTDNGWVIRQSSSDHDAISLDTEGRRPRDGPMDPRLCFRYEVCWARNEAAKTIIKGAWQRGNQDIMEKITNVGKELGRWQYKKLKQLRNKIGSLQADINRIIDGQGSNNEGKKLKICSVKIGATNRRKKNNIARLKDTNGSWRDNNVDICKAIREYFQLLFKSNFNSNSELNLDYVEKCISGTAFSQMDPRKAPGIDGLSGHFFKENWDVVGADVINLCLDILRGVKDVDCLNDTIIVLIPKVKDPVDMTNFRPISLCRVIYKIIAKVLANRLKETLPLCISQNQSAFVPGRMIHDNILIAHELVHYLQSAKNGPNKGFVVKLDMSKAYNWVEWNFIEEVMKKMGYVNDWESKIMRCVRSYNNMLKGIRASRNGPRINHLFFADDALLFVRNKKRDVEELVSIIAHFSRASGQEINKDKSMILFSPKTPRDSRLSVSSLLGMRTVEKLDSYLGLPLPVGRKKSLAFTDIINRCTCRVKSWSKHLLSYGGKEVFIKAIIQAIPSYAFSVFLAPKGTIEELHSQMGRMWWTNNDKMRGWAMMAWRKMCHPKGMGGMGFRNLYLFNLALLGRQGTYSVISGATSLHSPRQALPKAMNALKDGFIWQVGDGNGIDLRRAHWGLNGIFGESVCRSPLNDNERKVKDLWDQDNRRWKRERVKEIYGDYLGECICNLPIPPNNIKDTRTWLQNPHGIYTSKSAYSWLILKEVGFGPHRFFWRALWKLQMLPKIKIFSWRIGHNILPTFDNIARIRQGFQNICPRCKDREETLIHAMKDCKKAREILAAGGLNNRLLTGEYTNCIDWLEDVFRVLDKKAAADFLTLLWNSWNDRNNMLFKGKMDEAVTVQERRPC